The Chryseolinea soli nucleotide sequence ACATCGCCTTTTTAGGGCACGGCACCGTAGTGAAATTCAAGAACATCCGCATCAAAGACCTGTCTAAATAAACCGATACCCAGCATGGCTTCCATCACCCCAACCCAACGCCTTTATTCCCTCGATGCCCTCCGGGGCTTCGACATGTTCTGGATCATGGGCGGCGAAGAAATTTTTCACGCCCTCTCCAAGATCACCGGCTCACCGGCGATGGAAGCCATTGCTCACCAATTCACCCACCCCGATTGGCACGGGTTCAGGATCTATGACCTCATCTTCCCACTCTTCCTCTTCCTGGCCGGCGTAGCCACCCCCTACTCCATGGCCAAGGAACTGGAGAAGGGCAAGACCCGCCAGCAACTGCTGCTCAAGGTCATCAAACGCGGACTGATCCTCGTCGTGCTCGGCGTTATTCACAACAACGGACTGGAGCTTAAACCCATTGCCGAGATCCGCTTCGGAAGCGTGCTGGGTCGCATCGGCCTCGCCTACATGTTTGCCAACATCATCTTCCTCTACACCAAACAACGCGGACAGATCATCTGGTTTTGGTCGCTGCTCGTAGGCTACTGGTTGTTGCTGCTCTTCAATTCAGCCCCGGGCTTTGCCGCAGGCGATCTCACCATGGAAGGCAACTTCGCCTCCTACCTCGACCGCCTCATCATGCCCGGCAGACTCTACAAAGGCATCCACGATCCCGAGGGATTGGTCTCTACT carries:
- a CDS encoding acyltransferase family protein is translated as MASITPTQRLYSLDALRGFDMFWIMGGEEIFHALSKITGSPAMEAIAHQFTHPDWHGFRIYDLIFPLFLFLAGVATPYSMAKELEKGKTRQQLLLKVIKRGLILVVLGVIHNNGLELKPIAEIRFGSVLGRIGLAYMFANIIFLYTKQRGQIIWFWSLLVGYWLLLLFNSAPGFAAGDLTMEGNFASYLDRLIMPGRLYKGIHDPEGLVSTIPAISTALLGIYAGNLLKYGAQTATRKALQLLIMGVASLLLAQIWNLVFPINKNLWSSSFVLHVGGLSLMLLSLFYYIIDIKGIKKWAFFFSIIGMNSILIYMSGDFINWDYTTRSIFGWLLQLAGDPWNLLVYAICYLVAEWVFLYFLYRKNVFLRV